Proteins encoded in a region of the Hippocampus zosterae strain Florida chromosome 11, ASM2543408v3, whole genome shotgun sequence genome:
- the tspan14 gene encoding tetraspanin-14 isoform X1 → MYYYRYDNAEVSCCYKYLMFTYNVTFWLAGVVFIAVAFWAWSEKGVLLDLAQVTRLRGLDPVWLLLLVGAVTFVLGFAGCVGALRENICLLKFFCGAIGVIFLAELAVAALALLFQSQVREWINGFFLANVKAYRDDIDLQNLIDSLQRTNHCCGAQRPEDWDVNVYFSCNGTHRSREKCGVPFSCCVADPADSVLNTQCGYDVRTKAKAEWPDHIYVKGCIAALEDWLPANLYTLAVVFVVISLLQMVGIYLARSLISDIQKVRSSY, encoded by the exons ATGTATTATTATCGCTATGACAACGCCGAGGTCAGCTGCTGCTACAAGTACCTCATGTTTACATACAACGTCACCTTTTGG ctggCCGGCGTGGTCTTCATCGCGGTGGCTTTTTGGGCGTGGAGCGAAAAG GGGGTCCTGCTGGACCTGGCGCAGGTGACCCGTCTGCGAGGTTTGGACCCGGTGtggttgctgctgctggtgggcGCCGTCACCTTCGTCCTGGGCTTCGCCGGATGCGTGGGAGCGCTCCGAGAAAACATCTGCCTGCTCAAGTTT TTTTGCGGCGCCATCGGCGTGATCTTCCTGGCGGAGCTGGCGGTGGCCGCGCTGGCCCTGCTTTTTCAGAGCCAGGTGCGAGAATGGATCAACGGCTTCTTCCTGGCCAACGTCAAAGCGTACCGAGACGACATCGACCTGCAGAACCTGATCGACTCGCTGCAGAGGACG AACCATTGCTGCGGCGCGCAGCGTCCCGAGGACTGGGACGTCAACGTTTACTTCAGCTGCAACGGAACGCATCGCAGCAGGGAGAAATGCGGCGTTCCGTTCTCCTGCTGCGTGGCCGACCCCGCC GACTCGGTGTTGAATACGCAGTGCGGCTACGACGTGAGAACGAAAGCCAAG gccgagtggccGGATCACATTTATGTGAAAGGCTGCATTGCGGCGCTGGAAGACTGGTTACCCGCAAATCTTTACACGCTGGCCGTCGTCTTTGTCGTCATCTCGCTGCTGCAG ATGGTGGGCATCTACCTGGCCAGGTCGCTCATCTCCGACATTCAAAAGGTGCGATCCTCTTACTGa
- the tspan14 gene encoding tetraspanin-14 isoform X2 codes for MYYYRYDNAEVSCCYKYLMFTYNVTFWGVLLDLAQVTRLRGLDPVWLLLLVGAVTFVLGFAGCVGALRENICLLKFFCGAIGVIFLAELAVAALALLFQSQVREWINGFFLANVKAYRDDIDLQNLIDSLQRTNHCCGAQRPEDWDVNVYFSCNGTHRSREKCGVPFSCCVADPADSVLNTQCGYDVRTKAKAEWPDHIYVKGCIAALEDWLPANLYTLAVVFVVISLLQMVGIYLARSLISDIQKVRSSY; via the exons ATGTATTATTATCGCTATGACAACGCCGAGGTCAGCTGCTGCTACAAGTACCTCATGTTTACATACAACGTCACCTTTTGG GGGGTCCTGCTGGACCTGGCGCAGGTGACCCGTCTGCGAGGTTTGGACCCGGTGtggttgctgctgctggtgggcGCCGTCACCTTCGTCCTGGGCTTCGCCGGATGCGTGGGAGCGCTCCGAGAAAACATCTGCCTGCTCAAGTTT TTTTGCGGCGCCATCGGCGTGATCTTCCTGGCGGAGCTGGCGGTGGCCGCGCTGGCCCTGCTTTTTCAGAGCCAGGTGCGAGAATGGATCAACGGCTTCTTCCTGGCCAACGTCAAAGCGTACCGAGACGACATCGACCTGCAGAACCTGATCGACTCGCTGCAGAGGACG AACCATTGCTGCGGCGCGCAGCGTCCCGAGGACTGGGACGTCAACGTTTACTTCAGCTGCAACGGAACGCATCGCAGCAGGGAGAAATGCGGCGTTCCGTTCTCCTGCTGCGTGGCCGACCCCGCC GACTCGGTGTTGAATACGCAGTGCGGCTACGACGTGAGAACGAAAGCCAAG gccgagtggccGGATCACATTTATGTGAAAGGCTGCATTGCGGCGCTGGAAGACTGGTTACCCGCAAATCTTTACACGCTGGCCGTCGTCTTTGTCGTCATCTCGCTGCTGCAG ATGGTGGGCATCTACCTGGCCAGGTCGCTCATCTCCGACATTCAAAAGGTGCGATCCTCTTACTGa